In Frondihabitans sp. PAMC 28766, a genomic segment contains:
- the treZ gene encoding malto-oligosyltrehalose trehalohydrolase, protein MALRSSEDTYDVWAPAPSRVRLVLDGQIHEMARSLETTQDATGWWRAPAGLDTSSGHRYGYLLDDASTPVPDPRSLRQPDGVHGLSETYDPSTYVWGDAAWRGRPLGGAVIYELHIGTFTPGSSGSAGAEGPSGGTLDSAIDRLDHLVELGVDFVEILPVNSFNGRWNWGYDGVDWFAVTETYGGPEAYQRFVDACHALGLGVVQDVVYNHLGPSGNYLPQFGPYLTDKHASTWGTGVNLDDDGSDEVREFIIDNTQLWLDTFHVDALRLDAVHALVDDSPTHLLEQVAIRTAALSAATGIPKTLIAESDKNDTSLVTPREAAGRFGEAYGLDAQWSDDFHHSVHVALTGETSGYYADFAHLGALAKVLTRGFFHDGTWSSFREKYHGRPVDTERMPGWRLVVADQNHDQIGNRAIGDRLAATLDDGQLIIAAALTLTSPFTPMLFMGEEWAASTPWQFFTSHPEHDLGLATARGRIAEFAKMGWDESAVPDPQDPATFERSKLDWGEVDGGRHARVLDAYRRLIALRRSQRELTDPALTNVSVDLSEEERWLVLTRGALRVAVNFADAPATLDLPSTSVLFASDASIAAGPQLALPPHSVAILR, encoded by the coding sequence ATGGCCCTGCGCAGTTCGGAAGACACGTATGACGTCTGGGCTCCTGCCCCTTCCCGCGTCCGCCTCGTCCTCGACGGCCAGATTCACGAGATGGCACGGTCCCTCGAGACGACGCAGGATGCGACCGGCTGGTGGCGCGCGCCCGCCGGCCTCGACACCTCCTCCGGGCACCGCTACGGCTACCTGCTCGACGACGCCTCGACCCCGGTGCCCGACCCGCGCTCCCTGCGCCAGCCCGACGGGGTGCACGGTCTCAGTGAGACGTACGATCCGTCGACCTACGTCTGGGGCGACGCCGCGTGGCGCGGCCGGCCTCTCGGCGGCGCCGTGATCTACGAGCTCCACATCGGCACGTTCACGCCCGGCTCGTCGGGTTCCGCCGGCGCCGAAGGGCCCTCCGGTGGCACCCTCGACTCGGCCATCGACCGTCTCGACCACCTGGTCGAGCTCGGGGTCGACTTCGTCGAGATCCTGCCGGTCAACTCGTTCAACGGGCGCTGGAACTGGGGCTACGACGGCGTCGACTGGTTCGCCGTCACCGAGACCTACGGCGGCCCCGAGGCCTACCAGCGTTTCGTCGACGCCTGCCACGCGCTGGGGCTCGGCGTCGTCCAGGACGTCGTCTACAACCACCTCGGGCCCTCCGGCAACTACCTGCCGCAGTTCGGGCCGTACCTCACCGACAAGCACGCCTCGACCTGGGGCACCGGCGTCAACCTCGACGACGACGGCTCCGACGAGGTGCGCGAGTTCATCATCGACAACACCCAGCTCTGGCTCGACACCTTCCACGTCGACGCGCTCCGGCTCGACGCGGTCCACGCGCTGGTCGACGACTCCCCCACGCACCTGCTCGAGCAGGTCGCGATCCGCACGGCCGCCCTGTCGGCCGCCACAGGCATCCCCAAGACCCTGATCGCCGAGAGCGACAAGAACGACACCTCGCTCGTCACGCCGCGCGAGGCCGCTGGGCGCTTTGGCGAGGCCTACGGCCTCGACGCGCAATGGTCGGACGACTTCCACCACTCGGTGCACGTCGCCCTCACCGGCGAGACCAGCGGCTACTACGCCGACTTCGCGCACCTCGGGGCGCTCGCGAAGGTGCTCACCCGCGGGTTCTTCCACGACGGCACCTGGTCGTCCTTCCGCGAGAAATACCACGGCCGGCCCGTCGACACCGAGCGCATGCCCGGGTGGCGCCTCGTCGTGGCCGACCAGAACCACGACCAGATCGGCAACCGCGCCATCGGCGACCGGCTGGCGGCCACCCTCGACGACGGCCAGCTGATCATCGCCGCCGCCCTCACACTCACGTCGCCGTTCACGCCGATGCTCTTCATGGGCGAAGAGTGGGCTGCCTCGACCCCGTGGCAGTTCTTCACGTCCCACCCCGAGCACGACTTGGGGCTCGCGACGGCCAGGGGGCGCATCGCCGAGTTCGCCAAGATGGGTTGGGACGAGAGCGCGGTGCCCGACCCGCAGGATCCTGCGACCTTCGAGCGCTCGAAGCTCGACTGGGGTGAGGTCGACGGCGGTCGGCACGCCCGGGTGCTCGACGCCTACCGGCGGCTGATCGCGCTGCGGCGTTCGCAGCGGGAACTCACGGATCCTGCTCTCACGAATGTCTCGGTCGACCTCTCGGAGGAGGAGCGCTGGCTCGTGCTGACTCGCGGCGCGCTGCGCGTCGCGGTCAACTTCGCCGACGCCCCGGCCACGCTCGACCTGCCGTCGACGTCCGTGCTCTTCGCGAGCGACGCCTCGATCGCGGCAGGCCCGCAGCTGGCTCTGCCGCCGCACTCCGTCGCGATCCTCCGCTAG